TGACGCCGCGGGCGACGTTCGCGCTCGCGCTCGCGGGTCTCGCCTCCCATCCCTTCGGGGACCTGTTCACCGGCGAACCGCCGGCGTTCCTCTACCCCCTCTCGACGGACGTGGTGACCGCCAGAGTGGCGCTGTCGGCGGATCCGACGCTGCACCTCCTGGGGGCGTTCGCGCTGGAGCTTGCGACCGTCTGGGCGGCCGTGCTGGCGTGGAGCCACCTCCGCGCCGAACGGGACGGACGGTCCAACCGGGCGTTCGACGTTCCACGCCGCGTCGATCCGCTCGCCGTCGCCGGAGCCGGGTATGCCGCCGGCGCGTTCCTGATTCCGGCGCCCACGCTCGACCTCTCGTACCCCTTCGTCTTCTCGGTGCTCGCGGTCGGCGCCGTGGGGGTCGCGCCGGTTCGGATCCGTCGCCGGGGGCGCGCCGCGCTCTCGCCCGAGTTCGCACGACCGGGGCCCGAACGCGCCCTGTTCACCGGGTTGGCCGCGGTGACCATCGCGTGGTTGGCCTACCTGCTCGCGTACCTCGCGGGCGTCGCCTGACCGGGCG
This genomic stretch from Halobaculum roseum harbors:
- a CDS encoding metal-dependent hydrolase, which produces MFVGHALAAFALVALVARRLGERPARALTLGVVAALFAAAPDVDIGYALVGVVSGLGAGTGALGLAESFWSTGNLVHRAVTHSLVVAPIVALAAAAWVDGRGSARAVALALVAGLVAVTATVSGVLGAVVTVAFVATALALAAAIRRRTELTPRATFALALAGLASHPFGDLFTGEPPAFLYPLSTDVVTARVALSADPTLHLLGAFALELATVWAAVLAWSHLRAERDGRSNRAFDVPRRVDPLAVAGAGYAAGAFLIPAPTLDLSYPFVFSVLAVGAVGVAPVRIRRRGRAALSPEFARPGPERALFTGLAAVTIAWLAYLLAYLAGVA